One Thermodesulfobacteriota bacterium genomic window, TTCCTGGCTAGTCCCACCTAAATCGATTCCCAATACAAATTGGATATCGGAACCAGAACCTTTCAAGTCCAATGTTTGTTCCTTAATACGCATGATTGTATGGAGTCCAACAAATGCGGATACAAATACGACACGCTTTGGAGAGGTGTCAAGCCGATCCGCAAGTAGGTTTCCGAGCTGTTGATCAGGCTGTATGATATATTGGATGTTCATACCCAAATGCCTCTATTGGCTGAATCTCTTGTACTCTTTTATCATGGCGATTCGTAATTCTTCTAATCAATGAGTATCCCCTCTACTCACTGCGATGGCAATAGGCAAACGAGAAGGCTGCCACCCGATGCGGCTATCTATCTAGAGCTCACCTGCAGCGATTATGGACGTCTGCGTTTCGGAACGCTATAAGCAACGAATTTAAGGGGACGTGATAGTATGAGAGGTGACTCCTCGTAATCTGTTAGACTTGTAAGTGAATAAAAGGCGATGGGGTCAAGGCTTCAATTGACAATTGCTGACACAATGCATGATCCATGATGCAAGATGCAGGAAAAATCCCCGGGGTCAGGCATGAATAAATGAGTTATTATTCTTTTTGTTCGTCTTCCCGCGATTTTTTCAATTGCCTTCGGTACTTTTCTCATCAAGAACTTCCTCTTTCTTTTCATTGTCAATTAGAAGATAAATGGAGGACTGAAGTCCTCCTCTACATGTCTATTCGCGGCTGGCACTTCGATTGACTCAGTACAGGCACTTCGACCCTTCGATGAACTCAGGACATGCTCAGGGCTCAGTGTGAACGGAATATAACGGATTATAAGGAACAGAAATGGAAACGTAAACCTTTTTATTCATGGATCCCCGATTAAGGCATTCGAGGATGACACCATGGGGTGTAATCCCGGTCCATAAAGTTGTTATAGTAAATCTATAAACTCATCGATACTTAACCCTGCCTGCTTGAGAATACTCGGAAGCGTACCCTTCTTTAAATCTTTATTGTGGTAGGGAAGAACAACTCTTTTTGATTGTAATGAAGGGTG contains:
- a CDS encoding type II toxin-antitoxin system HicA family toxin; translated protein: MLKHPSLQSKRVVLPYHNKDLKKGTLPSILKQAGLSIDEFIDLL